From a single Mycolicibacterium moriokaense genomic region:
- a CDS encoding IclR family transcriptional regulator, translating to MTLNVDAGSVGRQVPSPPTERVVAVMHLLASDPERSFSLTDIARSLGISRATCHAILATLAQHRWVIRHEPSATYSWGPAIGALARPTRDQQFRPLLYDLSKTLGTQVFLARREGPTLVVTDSVGESLAAPPITAGLRLPLVAPFGRDYVAWAGEQAIKAWLAGIGEPSTRLRRRLTAVLTQVRERGFVIERLSREYLRVYAALRALAADGEPDEITARLAGAFADLVLVDCLPDELTGGADHPIATISAPVRDADGVVSMSVTAAPLRSLTADEIADIGSAVRDVAHRIEETG from the coding sequence GTGACGCTGAACGTAGACGCCGGCAGCGTGGGCCGTCAAGTGCCGTCCCCGCCGACCGAACGCGTCGTCGCGGTGATGCACCTGTTGGCGTCCGACCCTGAGCGCAGCTTCTCGCTCACGGACATCGCCCGCAGCCTCGGCATCAGCCGCGCCACGTGTCACGCCATCCTGGCGACCCTCGCGCAGCACCGCTGGGTGATACGTCACGAACCGTCGGCGACCTACTCGTGGGGCCCGGCCATCGGTGCGCTGGCCCGGCCGACGCGTGACCAGCAGTTCCGCCCCCTGCTGTACGACCTGTCGAAAACCCTTGGGACGCAGGTCTTCCTGGCGCGGCGCGAGGGTCCGACTCTGGTGGTGACGGATTCGGTCGGGGAATCGCTCGCGGCCCCGCCCATCACCGCGGGCCTACGCCTGCCGCTGGTGGCCCCGTTCGGGCGCGACTATGTGGCCTGGGCCGGCGAACAGGCCATCAAGGCGTGGCTCGCCGGCATCGGTGAGCCCTCGACCCGGTTGCGCCGTCGACTCACCGCTGTGCTGACGCAGGTGCGTGAGCGCGGATTCGTCATCGAACGGCTCAGCCGCGAGTACCTCCGCGTCTACGCCGCGCTGCGCGCGCTGGCCGCCGACGGCGAACCCGACGAGATCACCGCACGACTGGCCGGGGCCTTCGCCGATCTGGTCCTGGTCGACTGCCTGCCGGACGAACTGACCGGCGGCGCCGACCATCCGATCGCCACCATCTCCGCGCCGGTCAGGGACGCCGACGGCGTGGTGTCGATGTCGGTCACCGCGGCGCCGCTGCGCAGCCTGACGGCCGACGAGATCGCCGATATCGGGTCCGCGGTCCGTGATGTCGCCCACCGGATCGAGGAGACCGGCTAA
- a CDS encoding sulfotransferase family protein, producing the protein MRGPVMASGELRFDDLTAPQLTDVQQQILEHTESRTVDLAVEPMVAEAIAEAGVDDFAADDGFWDRITGYVDAIEGDDGLTQLIRGTLRQRIVRLLRNRLSLTELLNRYPEIESIPVEKPFIVVGMPRSGTTHLVNLLAADPRRRALPYWESQEPLPIPGHGPDVHGVDPRYTRAKNEHDAMMVSAPATAAMHDRFPEAIEEEVEILDLDFAAYVLEWHARVPGWRDLYLGLDQTRHYAYLKKVLQALTFLRGPRTWVLKSPQHCEQLGPLMTTFPDATVAFTHRDPVAVIQSAITMMAYSDRLRRRSIEPQWLLDYWADRVERLLRACVRDRALVPADRSVDISFHHLNGHEFDLLDDLYARAGVELTGKVRKAFQKYLDSNPRGKHGAVRYELQRHFGVSPDELRSQFAFYFERFDVRPEGH; encoded by the coding sequence ATGCGAGGACCGGTGATGGCCAGCGGCGAACTCCGTTTCGACGATCTGACCGCACCCCAGCTGACCGACGTTCAGCAGCAGATTCTCGAGCACACCGAGAGCCGCACCGTCGACCTCGCCGTCGAACCGATGGTCGCCGAGGCGATCGCCGAAGCCGGTGTCGACGACTTCGCGGCCGATGACGGATTCTGGGACCGCATCACCGGCTACGTCGACGCCATCGAGGGTGACGACGGCCTGACGCAGCTGATCCGCGGGACACTGCGGCAACGCATCGTGCGGCTCCTACGCAACAGGTTGTCGCTGACCGAACTGCTCAACCGCTACCCCGAGATCGAGTCGATCCCCGTCGAGAAGCCGTTCATCGTGGTCGGGATGCCGCGCTCGGGAACGACACACCTGGTCAACCTGCTGGCCGCCGATCCTCGTCGCCGCGCGCTGCCCTACTGGGAAAGTCAAGAGCCACTGCCGATTCCAGGCCACGGACCCGACGTCCATGGCGTCGACCCCCGGTACACCCGCGCGAAGAACGAGCACGACGCAATGATGGTCAGCGCCCCGGCGACCGCGGCCATGCACGACCGCTTCCCCGAGGCGATCGAGGAAGAAGTGGAGATCCTCGACCTGGACTTCGCCGCGTACGTGCTGGAATGGCACGCGCGGGTGCCCGGCTGGCGGGACCTCTACCTCGGCCTGGACCAGACGCGTCACTATGCGTACCTGAAAAAGGTGCTGCAAGCGTTGACGTTCTTGCGCGGGCCCCGCACATGGGTACTGAAGTCACCGCAACACTGCGAGCAGCTCGGCCCACTGATGACGACATTTCCTGACGCCACCGTGGCCTTCACCCACCGCGACCCCGTCGCCGTGATCCAGTCCGCGATCACGATGATGGCCTACTCCGACCGGCTGCGCCGGCGCAGCATCGAACCGCAGTGGCTGCTCGACTACTGGGCCGACCGTGTCGAGCGGCTGCTGCGTGCTTGCGTGCGAGACCGCGCCCTGGTGCCCGCCGACCGCAGTGTGGATATAAGCTTCCACCATCTCAACGGCCACGAATTCGACCTGCTCGACGACCTCTATGCGCGCGCCGGCGTCGAGCTGACCGGCAAGGTCCGCAAGGCGTTCCAGAAGTATCTCGACAGCAACCCGCGCGGTAAGCACGGCGCGGTGCGCTATGAGCTGCAAAGGCACTTCGGGGTGTCGCCCGACGAACTACGCTCGCAA
- a CDS encoding APC family permease yields the protein MTSTAETRAGEGDAGTEGKLRRKITGPLLFAFILGDVLGAGIYALMGVLSGDVGGMLWAPLVVALLLALLTAGSYAELVTKYPKAGGAAVFAERAYRQPVVSFLVGFCMLAAGITSAAGLALAFAGDYLATFIDIPAVPAAIAFLALVACLNARGISESVKTNVVMTVIELTGLLIVIIAVSVMVGGGRGEVGRAMELPDGATPALAILAGAIVAYYSFVGFETSANVAEEIRNPSKVYPTALFGALITAGVLYALVGIASAIALPSSELSESSGPLLAVVAAAGVGVPDWLFSAIALVAVANGALLTMIMSSRLAYGMAEHGLLPGVLSHVLPQRRTPWVAIVATTAVAMLLTLVGDLSTLAETVVLLLLIVFISTNVAVLVLRRDTVAHPHFRVWTAVPVLGVASCVLLLTQQTAQVWLFAAILLAVGAVLYFSARAATRRTAAKSPAD from the coding sequence ATGACGTCGACGGCAGAGACGCGCGCCGGTGAAGGCGACGCGGGGACCGAGGGCAAACTCAGGCGAAAGATCACCGGGCCGCTGCTGTTCGCGTTCATCCTCGGCGATGTGCTCGGCGCAGGCATCTATGCGTTGATGGGCGTGCTGTCCGGCGATGTCGGCGGGATGCTGTGGGCGCCGTTGGTCGTGGCGCTGCTGCTGGCCCTGCTCACGGCCGGGTCCTATGCCGAACTCGTCACCAAGTACCCCAAGGCGGGCGGCGCCGCCGTCTTCGCCGAGCGCGCGTATCGACAGCCCGTGGTCTCGTTTCTGGTCGGCTTCTGCATGCTCGCCGCGGGCATCACCAGTGCGGCCGGGCTTGCCCTTGCGTTTGCGGGCGATTACCTCGCCACGTTCATCGACATTCCGGCGGTGCCCGCTGCGATCGCGTTCCTGGCACTCGTCGCATGCCTCAACGCGCGCGGCATCAGCGAATCGGTCAAGACCAACGTCGTGATGACGGTCATCGAACTGACGGGGTTGCTCATCGTCATCATCGCGGTGTCGGTCATGGTGGGCGGCGGTCGTGGCGAGGTCGGCCGCGCCATGGAGCTGCCTGACGGCGCGACGCCCGCGCTGGCGATCCTGGCCGGCGCGATCGTCGCGTATTACTCGTTCGTCGGTTTCGAGACGTCGGCCAATGTCGCCGAGGAGATCCGCAATCCGAGCAAGGTGTATCCGACCGCGCTCTTCGGCGCGCTCATCACCGCGGGTGTGCTGTACGCGCTGGTGGGAATCGCCAGTGCCATCGCCTTGCCGTCGAGCGAGCTGTCGGAGTCGTCGGGGCCGCTGCTGGCCGTCGTCGCCGCGGCCGGCGTGGGAGTGCCGGACTGGCTGTTCAGTGCCATCGCGCTCGTCGCCGTGGCCAACGGCGCGCTGCTGACCATGATCATGTCGAGTCGCCTCGCCTACGGCATGGCCGAGCACGGTCTGCTTCCCGGCGTGCTGAGTCACGTGCTGCCCCAGCGGCGGACGCCGTGGGTGGCGATCGTGGCGACGACGGCGGTGGCCATGCTGCTCACGTTGGTCGGCGACCTGTCGACGCTTGCCGAGACCGTCGTCCTGCTGCTGCTGATCGTGTTCATCTCGACGAACGTCGCCGTGCTGGTGCTGCGCCGCGACACCGTGGCGCACCCCCACTTCCGGGTGTGGACCGCGGTACCGGTGCTCGGCGTGGCGTCCTGCGTGCTGCTGCTCACCCAACAGACGGCGCAGGTCTGGCTGTTCGCCGCCATCCTGTTGGCGGTGGGTGCGGTGCTCTACTTTTCGGCGCGCGCGGCAACGCGCCGCACGGCCGCAAAGTCGCCCGCCGACTAG
- a CDS encoding SDR family NAD(P)-dependent oxidoreductase, with protein sequence MSVAMTGGGSVPRIDDWNRLLDGRVAVVTGGGDGIGAGIARLFAQHGALVEVAEIDRERADRIHDEVTSAGGSIRCHIVDVTVDEDVARLADAVLDAHGRVDVLVNNVGDYRPLVPFRRSTPESWQHQYDINLRHVFAVTRAFVPAMVEAHRGSIVTIHSVEGMRGFPMDPVYGAMKAAAAHFTTCLAVDLGRHGIRVNGIGTDLTQTPQVDYLTGYEDVRELWASWAPVGRVGWPEDQARVALFLASDQSAFVTGHNIPVDGGTKAGGGWLFSPREGRFVNRSRNL encoded by the coding sequence ATGTCCGTCGCCATGACCGGTGGCGGATCGGTACCGCGCATTGATGACTGGAACCGGCTCCTCGACGGTCGGGTCGCGGTGGTGACAGGCGGCGGCGACGGTATCGGAGCGGGTATCGCCCGGCTGTTCGCTCAACACGGAGCGCTCGTCGAGGTCGCCGAGATCGACCGGGAACGTGCCGACCGCATCCACGACGAAGTGACCAGTGCGGGCGGATCGATCCGGTGTCATATCGTCGACGTCACCGTCGACGAGGACGTCGCCCGTCTAGCCGACGCCGTACTGGACGCACACGGGCGCGTCGACGTGTTGGTCAACAACGTCGGTGACTACCGACCCCTGGTGCCGTTCCGCCGTTCGACACCGGAGTCCTGGCAGCACCAGTACGACATCAACCTGCGCCACGTCTTCGCGGTCACGCGGGCATTCGTCCCGGCGATGGTCGAGGCGCACCGCGGCAGCATCGTCACGATCCATTCGGTCGAGGGCATGCGGGGGTTTCCCATGGACCCGGTGTACGGCGCGATGAAGGCGGCGGCGGCGCACTTCACCACCTGTCTGGCGGTGGATCTGGGTCGACATGGCATCCGGGTCAACGGCATCGGCACCGACCTCACGCAGACGCCGCAGGTCGACTATCTGACCGGCTATGAGGACGTCCGCGAGTTGTGGGCTTCCTGGGCGCCTGTCGGCCGAGTGGGTTGGCCCGAGGATCAGGCCCGTGTCGCACTGTTTCTGGCATCGGATCAGTCGGCGTTCGTCACCGGCCACAACATCCCCGTCGACGGCGGCACCAAAGCCGGTGGCGGATGGCTGTTTTCGCCGCGTGAAGGCCGCTTCGTCAACAGATCGAGGAACCTGTGA